Part of the Acidobacteriota bacterium genome, CGATCAGGTAGCTGTTCGGCGTTGGTGGTGGGCTTATGATTGTTGTGACGTCAGCGGCCGTCCCGCCGCCCGGATTTGTTCCGATATTCGGAGGCACAGCGATGTCCTGTGCGATCGTGAAGTACGAGACCGTATCCCCGAGAGCTACTCCTCCCAGAAGTGCGACGTCGATCGTGCAGTCCCAGGTTCCGTTAGTTCCGGTTCCGCCAGTCAGAACGCAAGGCGTTGCGGCGTAAGAACCTGCGTTCTTCCGGTAGTATATACGCGGAACCAAAACACCCGCTGTCGCAACTCCGGTCTCATCCGTGACTGTCATCGTTAGCACTCGGTTCCCCGTTTGTGAAGTGTTGCCAAACGGAGTGTAGTTTTGAGCCGGCGGGAGGAAGTCCGTTACGAAGACTCCCGCAAATTCATCTGCACCGATGTCCGGCGTCGTTACATTACGGGCCTGCCCATCGATGTCCGATCCGACGCTGACGCCTGTTCCACGTGATTCAAGCGGAGTAGCCGTGCTATCCGGAATGTGAAGGTCCGTATTGCTGACGAACGGTGGAGCTCCGGTAAATGCGAACGAAGCATTGTCGTTTGTCCCGGCCGCCGAAAGAGTGCTCGTGTAAGCACGCAGGTTCGTAGCCGGTGTGGTCGTAGTCGGGTTAAAGTCCGCGACCGTGAAATTGACGCTGGTCGCAAATGCAGTTCCGGACTGGCCGAGCGTGTTGAGCGCATCGCCGCCCGCGAACATGCCGTTGTTGTTCATCGTCAGGTTCATCGTGGCCGTTCCGCTCGGCGGAAGATAGACGACCGTATTTCGCGTACCGGCCGGGTTTCCGCCGGCGATCTGGTTCGAGAAAAGGTTGTTGCGGACATCAATGCCGGTTCGGAGGTTTGAGATGACGACAAACGCTGCCGTCAGGTTCGTGCTGGTCGTACCGCCCATGTTACCGGAGAGGTGAACTGAGTTGTGGTAGATAAAGTGGTCGTTTCCGGCGGCGATCCGGATACCATATGCTCCAAATGTCGTCCCGAAACCGCCCGTTCCGGTAGTTTGGTCATTGATGATGTTCGAAATGAAGTTGTTTCTCACCGTGTGGCCATTACCGCCGCCGAGATTTACCCCGTATGCCGACCAGGTGTTTGGGTTGTTGTTCTTCACCCGGTTTACGCGGTTTCTTTCGACCACTGCGGCCGTGGCTGTCGAGCTCAGGACGCCGACCGCGATGCCGTGGTTCGCCGCACTCGAGGGGATATAGCCCTCAACATAAATAGTGTTTTCGTTGATCAGCGCGTCGGTTGAACCACCGATGGTGATCCCTGCGGCCGTCACCTGATCAACATCGCCGGCCACCGGATTTCCGATCTCATTCTCAAAGATATCAAGTCCGCCAAGAACCGTTGCGGCAGACGCATTCATTGAGATGCCCCGAGCGGCCGTAACGATCCGGTTGTTGTCGATCTCAAAGCCCGAGGCGGTAGCTCCGGCCCCAACGCCCGTCGTGACCGATGTGATCGCAGTCGGGGCTGTAACATCGCCCGATGCGTTTGGCCCTAGAAAAATGCCGAACGTTGTATTTGCCGAGCCCGTCGTCGAAGTTGCGGTCGAAATATTCTGTCCGGTCGAACTCCCGACAATATTCAAGTTTCTGATGCGATTATCGTTTGCAGTAGTGACGGTTGTCGTGTTCAAAGCCACCCGAATGACTGATGTGAACGTAACCGTATTCGCTGCTGTATTCTGAATGGTTAGGTCCTTGTTCGTTCCTGGTGTATTCGGGTTATCACCATCGATTGTGACATTGTCAGCACCATTAAGTTCTATCAACCCTCTGCCCTGAAGACTCGGCCCGGAGATGGATACATTGTCACCGCCGGGTTGGATAAGGAGTGTTGAGTACGATGCAGCTCCCGCTCCGCTTGAGTTGAGGACCGCCGATCCAGGCTCGGTCGTGTTCGAAAAGATCGTGATGGTCACGGCGCCGGTGTGAGTACCCGCATTGATGGCATCAAATGCGGCCGTAAGGGTAGAATATTGCCCGTTGCCGGGATTTACGACCACACTTGCCCCGAAGGCGGGTCGAGGCTCGGCACCTACGCGGGTTTTCTGGTCTGCCGAAACAGGTGCGGCAAGATCCATCGTCAAACCGACCGCGAAGAGCGATGCCATAACGAACACCACCGCTGCAGGCCGGTAGTGCCTGAAGATACTTGAGATATCGATCATTTTATCCTCCAAAAGATAAGGTCAAAGAACCCGGCCCGGAGTGCGGTTGGTCAGCACGCTTCGAACCCATAGTGGGCCGGCGATCGCCGGTACGGTAGCCGCCAGAAGTTCCCAAAAGATGGGCACTTACGGCTTCCGCGGTCAAACGCGGGCACAATGCAATGAAATGGACTGTGTGATGAAAATAGAGCGAAGTCTGGAATAAGTCAAGAGAAGCCGCAGGCCCGATCTTCGGCGGGTGCTTGCAAACATATAATTCTTCTGGTTTTGCGACCTGGGCCGGCGAACGCTACGATAAAAACAATGGAAGAACGTGAACTGATGACGCCGGCGGATATTCACGCCTTTGGCGTCGAAATCCTCTACAAGCAGCTTGAAACGGACGGTTGGGTGATCGACTCGGCGGACGTTCTTGCAGACATTCGGACCGAGCCGCAGATCGTCGCAAAAAAAGAAGGCGAGCTTGCCTTCTTTGTTGTGCGAACGGATGTTCACCCGAAGCGTGGACGTTTTGAAGAGGGCAAGGAAGCCTTCGAAACACTCGTCCTGCACGCCAAGGCGCACGGAGCGTCGTGCTATTTTGCCAGCATCGGCATCGCAAACTCTGAGGGCGAGACCGAAGAAGCGATGTCGGTCCCGGTAAAAGGCGTCGGTTACAATATCCAGTTCGACGGCCTTATCCGGATGGAACTCCCGCCCGAACAGAAAGAAGCAGCAAGCTGATCCGCTCTACTTCCGCTTCGTTACACCCATGAGGCGAGCCGGAAACGTCGCAAAATTCTCGATCTCTACGTGATACTCCCCGTCCTTCGAGTCGCGTTTCCATCGGACCTTCGCGGCCGCAATGAAAGTTCCCTCGCCGCGTCCGGTCTTTGGGTCGATGAAAAGCTCGATGATACCGAACGGGTAATCTATCGAGCGATACCCCCCGCGAACCTCCGCGAACTGTATCCATCTTTCGAATACGGCAAAGATACGGGTCTTTCCATCAACCTCGCTGAA contains:
- a CDS encoding carboxypeptidase regulatory-like domain-containing protein — protein: MIDISSIFRHYRPAAVVFVMASLFAVGLTMDLAAPVSADQKTRVGAEPRPAFGASVVVNPGNGQYSTLTAAFDAINAGTHTGAVTITIFSNTTEPGSAVLNSSGAGAASYSTLLIQPGGDNVSISGPSLQGRGLIELNGADNVTIDGDNPNTPGTNKDLTIQNTAANTVTFTSVIRVALNTTTVTTANDNRIRNLNIVGSSTGQNISTATSTTGSANTTFGIFLGPNASGDVTAPTAITSVTTGVGAGATASGFEIDNNRIVTAARGISMNASAATVLGGLDIFENEIGNPVAGDVDQVTAAGITIGGSTDALINENTIYVEGYIPSSAANHGIAVGVLSSTATAAVVERNRVNRVKNNNPNTWSAYGVNLGGGNGHTVRNNFISNIINDQTTGTGGFGTTFGAYGIRIAAGNDHFIYHNSVHLSGNMGGTTSTNLTAAFVVISNLRTGIDVRNNLFSNQIAGGNPAGTRNTVVYLPPSGTATMNLTMNNNGMFAGGDALNTLGQSGTAFATSVNFTVADFNPTTTTPATNLRAYTSTLSAAGTNDNASFAFTGAPPFVSNTDLHIPDSTATPLESRGTGVSVGSDIDGQARNVTTPDIGADEFAGVFVTDFLPPAQNYTPFGNTSQTGNRVLTMTVTDETGVATAGVLVPRIYYRKNAGSYAATPCVLTGGTGTNGTWDCTIDVALLGGVALGDTVSYFTIAQDIAVPPNIGTNPGGGTAADVTTIISPPPTPNSYLIVGALPATVNVGTGEAITSLTNAGGLFEALNSGFTLAGNTTILITSDLTAETGAVGLNEFAEDGPGGYTLTIRPSGAARVISGSGATSNGLINLNGTDRLVIDGSLTPGGTTRDLTITNNQTGTSTVIWMKTIGTNGCNNNVIRNTIINGAAIPNSTTTAGILTGSSVTIGNDGEGPQNNNTIQNNWIYRVQNSLYVRGGTAANIDEGWTIIGNTLGSNETNDNNIFRGMLIGNANNFVIANNTVNGVRSTATTTAAMSGIQVGLLSTNGVVANNVIRNIKNVSSSGTGAFGISVIATSTASNVSITNNMIDDIGATGSATVASNGHGISITGGSGWNVYYNSVNMGTNQASGTTSAMFVSAAVTAAGAVNARNNIFANTQTSGATRYSVYSLAPASIFGTINNNNYFSAENVGFIGGSARVTLGDWQTATTQDANSLAVNPLFVSASDLHITAGSPMIGAAAPIAGITTDLDGQTRDAATPDIGADEYVVSEPGPPAVISGQVTDAGQNGLAFVTVTLTGPAFGDVGFTVITNSFGRFTFPAVPTNVTYTVTVSHPRRYVFANPSQEINLQGDVDNVNFIGSEP